GACGCCTTCGAATACCCCTTTCCACTGGTAGGAAGAGCGCTTGCTCTTCATGCTGAACGAGATCTCGCGCTTGCCCGAGCCGTGGAGCAGGATCTTGCGCACCCGCTTGGTGAGCTTCTTCCACGGCGTATCGAGCGAGAAGCCGAGATCGTCGGCGAGGTTCTGGACCATGCGCATCTGAAACGAGCTCGAGCCCGGACGCCACGGGCCGACCGCGCCGCCGGCGAGCGACTTCTCGGGGTCGGCGACGATCTTGTCGGTGTCGACGCCCATCAGGGTGCCGAGACCCGAGCATTCCTGGCAAGCGCCGTAGGGACTGTTGAACGAGAACAGGCGCGGGGTGATCTCGGTCAGGCTGGTGCCGCAGTCGATGCAGGCATAGCTCTGCGACAGCGTTTCCTCGCGCCCTCCGAGGGGCGCCAGCACCGCCAGGCCACCTGAGACCTTGAGCGCGGTCTCGATCGACGCCGAGAGCCGCTTCTCGATTCCCGGCTTGACCACCAGCCGGTCGACGACGATGTCGATGTCGTGCTTCTTCTGCTTGTCGAGATCCGGCGGCGCGGCGGAGAGATCGATCGTCTCACCGTCGATCCGAGCACGGACGAAGCCCTCGCGCGACATTTGCCGCAGTTGCTTCTTGTACTCGCCCTTTTTGCCGCGCACATAGGGCGCGTACAGCACCAGGCGGCTGTTCTTCTTCAGCCCCATCACCCGGTCGACCATCTGCTGCACCGTCTGCGGCCGGATCGTCTGGCCGCAATTCGGGCAGTGGGGCACGCCGATCGACGAGTACAGGAGCCGCAGGTAGTCGTGGATCTCGGTCACCGTGCCGACCGTCGACCGCGGATTGCGCGATACCGATTTCTGCTCGATCGAGATCGCCGGCGACAAGCCGTCGATCGAGTCGACGTCCGGCTTCTCCATCTGCTGGAGGAATTGCCGCGCGTAGGCCGACAGCGACTCGACGTAGCGCCGCTGGCCCTCGGCGAAGAGGGTGTCGAACGCCAGCGACGACTTGCCCGAGCCCGAGACCCCGGTGACCACCACCAGGCGGTTACGGGGAATCTCGACCGTCAGGTTCTTGAGGTTGTGCTCGCGCGCGCCGCGCAGGATGATCGATTCCACGATGTTTCATTGCGCGCGAATGACGCGCGACGACGCAGAACAATAGCAGAAGGGCGCCGCGTTGGGGCGCCCTTGATGCCTCCGTCGGGAGCGGGTCACAGAGGCTTAGCCAGGAGATCGTCAGAGTCTTCGAGGACGATCTCCTGAAGGAGGGGCTGGGCCGGAGGCCGTGCCAAGTGCGGTTTCGTATCATCGAAGATGATCCGAGAGCCGCGCTGCAAGCACGGGCTCTGGGGCGTTACCAGCGGCGGCCGAAGGTGATCCCGAACAGGGT
This bacterium DNA region includes the following protein-coding sequences:
- a CDS encoding excinuclease ABC subunit UvrA; protein product: MVESIILRGAREHNLKNLTVEIPRNRLVVVTGVSGSGKSSLAFDTLFAEGQRRYVESLSAYARQFLQQMEKPDVDSIDGLSPAISIEQKSVSRNPRSTVGTVTEIHDYLRLLYSSIGVPHCPNCGQTIRPQTVQQMVDRVMGLKKNSRLVLYAPYVRGKKGEYKKQLRQMSREGFVRARIDGETIDLSAAPPDLDKQKKHDIDIVVDRLVVKPGIEKRLSASIETALKVSGGLAVLAPLGGREETLSQSYACIDCGTSLTEITPRLFSFNSPYGACQECSGLGTLMGVDTDKIVADPEKSLAGGAVGPWRPGSSSFQMRMVQNLADDLGFSLDTPWKKLTKRVRKILLHGSGKREISFSMKSKRSSYQWKGVFEGV